The region GCTTACGCGGGTGACTATGCGGGCAATATGTATCGCTTTGATATGCGTGCAGATTCGACATCAGGCTGGAAAGCGACCAAAATTTTCTCAGGCAACCCGTCTCAGCCGATTACTTCTGCGCCTGCGGTTTCCCGCCTTGCGTCCAATAAATACGTAGTTATTTTTGGTACGGGTAGCGATATTTATCAAGAAGATATTAATGATAAAAATCAGCAAGCAGTATATGGCGTTTATGATGATTTGACTGTAGAAGCGCCGGCTGCTGTTTCCGTAAGTGATTTGCAGCAGCAGGATTTGTCTGAAACTGGCGATGGTTTCCGTCGAATCACCAATACCAATGCAATCGCAGAAGGTAAAAAAGGTTGGTTTGTACCTTTGGGTGCCAATGATGGTGAACGTGTTGTGGTAAAACCGACCATGATTTTGCGTACAGCAGTCGTCAGTACACGTATTTATAATCAAACCACCAAGCCACCACAGGGTAATTCTGAAGATGTTTGCCGCGTAGATAGCAAAACCACTGAAACTTCAAGCTCAAGCTGGATTTTGGCATTGAATGCCGAAACCGGTGGTGCTTTAAAGAAAGCCGATGCGCGTTTGAAATTTATTCAACAGGCTGATTCGGCTGCTCCTTATTATGCAGGAATGAAGTATGACGGCATTACCAGCTTTACCTATATGGATGCAACAAAGTTGAATGATTCTCCGGTAACGCGAGATGGTGATAGCGGTGGTTCAGGCACTGACCAACCATTCAAAGCGCCGAATAGTGAAATTCCGAACAATAAATGTTTTAGTCGTGACGCGGTTCGCGTGTTGCTAACGAACAAGAATGAGAGCTTCGATGTCGAAGGCCGAATCTGCGGTATCCGCCGTCTGTCTTGGCGTGAAATCTTCTTCTAAATTAAGGTAATAAAAATGAAAGGCCGTCTGAAAGGTTTGTAAAAATCTTTCAGACGGCCTTTGCCTTTAATGTGGTGAACAGTTTATTGAAAATCTAGCGTTTCAACTTTTAATCATGCAATTGTGCAGCGTGTAAGGTGTTTTCCAAAAGCGTGGCAATCGTCATCGGGCCGACGCCGCCGGGTACGGGAGTAATCATGGCCGCGCGTTCTTTGGCGACATCAAATTCCACATCGCCGCACAAGCTGCCGTCTTCCAAGCGGTTGATACCAACGTCGATGACCACGGCGCCCGGTTTTATCCATTCGCCTTTAACAAAATTCGGGATGCCGACGCCGACCACCAAAATATCGGCTTGAGCAACTTCTTCGGCCAAATTTTCTGTGGCGCTGTGGCAGATGGTCACGGTGGCGCGGGAAAGCAGTAATTCCAATGCTTGCGGGCGGCCGACAATATTTGAAGCGCCCACAATCACGGCTTTTTTTCCTTTAGGGTCAATGCCGTAGGCTTCGAGAAGCGTCATTACGCCTTTAGGGGTGCATGGACGCATTAACGGCATTTTAACGACCAAGCGGCCAACATTGTAAGGGTGGAAACCGTCCACGTCTTTATCCGGCAAAATGCGTTCCAACACGGCTTGGCCGTCGATGTGTTTCGGCAAAGGCAGTTGCACCAAAATGCCGTCCACTTCAGGATTGGCGTTTAATTCGTCCACCAGCTTCAGCAATTCGTCTTGCGTGGTTTCGGCCGGTAATTCGTAAGACAAAGAAGCAATGCCTGATTTTTGGCAGGCATTTTTTTTATTGCGCACATAAACCGCGCTGGCCGGATCATCGCCGACCAAAACCACGGCCAGGCAAGGCGTGCGCAAGCCGGCAGCTGCGCGTTGTCCGACTGCTTGGGCGACTGCCGCCAAGCGTTGTTGGGAAACTTCTTTACCGTTGATTAATTGAGCAGTCATGTTCACTCTCTCGTTGTCAGGGAAGGGGGATGGAAAATCGGGTAATTATCTCATTTTTAAGCCGCTTTTTGCATTATTTATCTTCAGCTTTATCGCGATTATTTTTTCAGCCGACCTAGTATATTCCTAAAGGGTAAAAAAAGAGTGCCGGAATTAAATTTTAAATAAAAATAATCAGATAAAGGTAATTTTAAAAAAATGTCAACCCTAAAGGTTGACGTTATTTTCGAAAATCAGTATAGTTCGGTTCTTCAAGTCGGGGCGTAGCGCAGCCTGGTTAGCGCATCTGCTTTGGGAGCAGAGGGTCGTGAGTTCGAATCCCACCGCCCCGACCACACCAGTTTTCAGCACGTAACGGCATGAGCGCCCGTAGCTCAACCGGATAGAGCACCGACCTTCTAAGTCGGGGGTTACAGGTTCGATTCCTGTCGGGCGTGCCAAAAAGTTTACGGTGGCTATAGCTCAGTTGGTAGAGCCCCGGATTGTGATTCCGGTTGTCGTGGGTTCGAGCCCCATTAGCCACCCCATCTACATCGGGGCGTAGCGCAGCCTGGTTAGCGCATCTGCTTTGGGAGCAGAGGGTCGTGAGTTCGAATCCCACCGCCCCGACCAAAATAAAAAAACCTGCTTCTTTTAAGAAGCAGGTTTTTTTATTTGTCACATTAAATTCACAAAATCACACGCAAAAGGCCGTCTGAAACCTGTTCAGACGGCCTTTTGCTTTGCCTTTTCATGTCGCTTCGGTATCATAGCCTTAATCTGAATGAAATGATGGAATGCGTTATGTCCGAATGGCTTTTACCCGATTTTGAACAAAAAATCTGCCCGCCTGAAGCGCTTGCCGAACGCTTGGCTGCTTTGCCGCGCCCGCTGGTGTTTACTAACGGCTGTTTCGATATTCTGCATCGCGGTCATGTTACCTATTTGGCGCAGGCACGGGCAACCGGTTCGGCGATGATTTTAGCCTTGAACACCGATGATTCCGTGCGCCGTCAAGGCAAGGGTGACGACCGCCCGATTAATCCTTTGGAAAATCGTGCAGCAGTAGCAGCTGCGTTGGCCAGCGTGGATGTGGTGACGTGGTTTGACGACGATACGCCGGCGGCTTTGATTGAGTTGGTGAAACCGGATATTTTGGCCAAAGGCGGCGACTGGACGGTGGATAAAATCGTCGGTTCGCAAGAAACATTGGCACGCGGCGGCAAGGTGTATTCGATTCCGTTTTTGCACCAAACATCCACCACGCAAACGCTGGAGAAAATCCGCGCTGCAGAGGCAGCCGGTAAATGAGCAGCATGAAGCCTCAGCATTGGCAGGTATTGGCTGCGCTTTCAGACGGCCTGCCGCAGCATGTGTCGCAACTGAGCCGTTTGGCCGGTGTGAAGCCGCAGCAGCTCAACGGATTTTGGCAGCAAATGCCGCCTCATATCCGCGGTTTGTTGCGCCAGCAAGATGGACAATGGCGGCTGGTGCGGCGCTTGGCGGTATTTGAAGCCGAAGCTTTACAGCGTTTGGCACAGGCACATGGTTTTCAGACGGTCTTAAAGCACGAATGCGTTTCCAGCAACGATGAAATCTTAGCCTTGGCGCGCGAATCGGCGCAAAAAGCGCATAAAACCTTGTGTGTGGCGCATTTTCAAAGCAAAGGGCGCGGGCGGCAGGGACGCAGTTGGCAGCACCGTTTGGGCGAATGCTTGATGTTCAGCTTCGGCTGGGCATTTGATAAGCCGCAGCATGAATTAAGCGCGTTGGCCTTGGTCGCGGCGTTGGCTTGTCACCGCGCTTTGGCAAAACTGGGTTTGAATACGCAAATCAAATGGCCGAATGATTTAGTGGCCGGACGCGACAAGCTCGGCGGTATTTTGATTGAAACCGTGCGCAACGGCGGCCAAACAGTTGCGGTGGTCGGTATCGGTGTGAATTTTGTGTTGCCCAAAGAAGTGGAAAACGCCGCTTCGGTGCAGGCGTTGTTTCAGACGGCCTCACGACGCGGCACAACTGTGAATCAATTGATGAGTGCCTTGCTGGCCGAATTAAACAGCGCATTTGAAGCCTTTGCGCAAAGCGGCTTCGGCGCGATGTCGGATGAATATCAGGCCGCCAACCGCGACCACAAACGTCCGGTGATGTTGCTGCAAGACGGCGTGGTGGTGCATGAAGGCACAGTATCGGGTGTAAACGGGCAGGGTGCGTTGCGTTTGGTCACCGCCGCGGGCGAGAAAACCATTGTCAGCGGCGAAATCAGTTTGCGCCCGAACGATAATCCGCTGCCGCAGATCATCGTACGCAACGAACGCTACTTGCTGCTTGACGGCGGCAACAGCCAACTGAAATGGGCGTGGGTGGAAAACGGCGCATTCGGCGAAGTGAGCCGTGCGCCATATCGCGATTTAAGCCGCTTGGGTGAAGAATGGCGCGAGCATTCAGACGGCACGGTGAAAGTGGTCGGTTGCGCCGTGTGTGGCGAAACCAAAAAAGCGTTGGTGGCGGAACAATTGTCCCGGCCGGTCAAATGGCTGCCGTCGATGTCGCAAGGTTTGGGTGTGCGTAACCATTACCACAATCCGGCCGAGCACGGGGCCGACCGTTGGTTCAATGCCTTGGGCAGTCGCCGCTTCAGTCAAAACGCCTGCGTGGTAGTGAGCTGCGGCACGGCAGTCACCACCGATGCGCTGACTGATGACAACCACTATCTCGGCGGCACGATTATGCCCGGTTTCCATCTGATGAAAGAAGCGATGGCGCTGAAAACTGCCAAT is a window of Neisseria yangbaofengii DNA encoding:
- the folD gene encoding bifunctional methylenetetrahydrofolate dehydrogenase/methenyltetrahydrofolate cyclohydrolase FolD; the encoded protein is MTAQLINGKEVSQQRLAAVAQAVGQRAAAGLRTPCLAVVLVGDDPASAVYVRNKKNACQKSGIASLSYELPAETTQDELLKLVDELNANPEVDGILVQLPLPKHIDGQAVLERILPDKDVDGFHPYNVGRLVVKMPLMRPCTPKGVMTLLEAYGIDPKGKKAVIVGASNIVGRPQALELLLSRATVTICHSATENLAEEVAQADILVVGVGIPNFVKGEWIKPGAVVIDVGINRLEDGSLCGDVEFDVAKERAAMITPVPGGVGPMTIATLLENTLHAAQLHD
- a CDS encoding adenylyltransferase/cytidyltransferase family protein encodes the protein MSEWLLPDFEQKICPPEALAERLAALPRPLVFTNGCFDILHRGHVTYLAQARATGSAMILALNTDDSVRRQGKGDDRPINPLENRAAVAAALASVDVVTWFDDDTPAALIELVKPDILAKGGDWTVDKIVGSQETLARGGKVYSIPFLHQTSTTQTLEKIRAAEAAGK
- a CDS encoding bifunctional biotin--[acetyl-CoA-carboxylase] ligase/type III pantothenate kinase; this encodes MSSMKPQHWQVLAALSDGLPQHVSQLSRLAGVKPQQLNGFWQQMPPHIRGLLRQQDGQWRLVRRLAVFEAEALQRLAQAHGFQTVLKHECVSSNDEILALARESAQKAHKTLCVAHFQSKGRGRQGRSWQHRLGECLMFSFGWAFDKPQHELSALALVAALACHRALAKLGLNTQIKWPNDLVAGRDKLGGILIETVRNGGQTVAVVGIGVNFVLPKEVENAASVQALFQTASRRGTTVNQLMSALLAELNSAFEAFAQSGFGAMSDEYQAANRDHKRPVMLLQDGVVVHEGTVSGVNGQGALRLVTAAGEKTIVSGEISLRPNDNPLPQIIVRNERYLLLDGGNSQLKWAWVENGAFGEVSRAPYRDLSRLGEEWREHSDGTVKVVGCAVCGETKKALVAEQLSRPVKWLPSMSQGLGVRNHYHNPAEHGADRWFNALGSRRFSQNACVVVSCGTAVTTDALTDDNHYLGGTIMPGFHLMKEAMALKTANLNRPIGKVYPFPTTTSNALASGMMDAVCGALLMMHGRLKQKVGKEKQVDVIITGGGAAKVVQALPETFVLDNTVKIVDNLVIYGLLNWIEQK